In a genomic window of Streptomyces koelreuteriae:
- a CDS encoding DUF2000 domain-containing protein, which produces MNTEASPEPTAPTEPIRFDTKIAVLLREDLEQWQRLNVTSFLVSGLGTQLPEVIGELYEDADGVPYLPMFRQPVMVFEATKETLTTAHTKALSRSLPRAVFTSDLFATGNDRDNRAAVRAVPTADLDLVGLLVYGPKNAVDKVVKGARMHP; this is translated from the coding sequence ATGAACACCGAAGCATCCCCGGAGCCGACCGCGCCGACCGAGCCGATCCGCTTCGACACGAAGATCGCTGTGCTGCTGCGCGAGGACCTGGAGCAGTGGCAGCGCCTGAACGTCACGTCATTCCTGGTCAGCGGCTTGGGCACGCAGCTTCCCGAGGTGATCGGCGAACTGTACGAGGACGCGGACGGCGTGCCCTACCTGCCGATGTTCCGCCAGCCGGTCATGGTCTTCGAGGCCACGAAGGAAACCCTGACCACGGCCCACACCAAGGCCCTTTCCCGCTCCCTCCCCCGCGCGGTCTTCACGTCCGACCTGTTCGCCACGGGCAACGACCGCGACAACCGCGCGGCCGTCCGTGCGGTCCCGACGGCGGACCTGGACCTGGTCGGCCTCTTGGTCTACGGCCCGAAGAACGCGGTGGACAAGGTGGTGAAGGGCGCCCGGATGCATCCGTGA
- a CDS encoding C40 family peptidase, translating to MGTGKRGLIATAVTVVCAISVLAAPGTAFASPDPSPTPSASPTPGPSKDLEAVRKKLDKLYRAAGRATDEYNAAEEKADKQSAEIVELAKKIVKGKEKLAKLKDRAGASAAAQYRGGGLPPEAHLTLSDDPQEFLDGAVRVRQGQHAAKGLIGELARTQEDLEQYAKDASAQWKKLEAGRKAKAAAQKKIEKQIEQAEKVESELQKDEQKRLAELEKAAAAKAQSAWLGSGVLDEISGKATEQGKKAVEYATAQIGKPYQWGAEGPKTYDCSGLTSQAWISAGRGIPRTSQEQWKQLRHIDVQDMRPGDLIIYFDDASHVAMYIGDGAMVHAPRPGRDITVAGAGSMPILGVVRPDPGTDAG from the coding sequence ATGGGAACGGGCAAGCGTGGCCTGATCGCGACGGCGGTGACCGTGGTCTGCGCGATCAGCGTGCTGGCGGCACCGGGCACGGCGTTCGCCAGTCCGGACCCCTCCCCCACCCCGAGCGCGAGCCCGACGCCCGGTCCCAGCAAGGACCTCGAGGCCGTCCGCAAGAAGCTCGACAAGCTCTACCGCGCCGCGGGCCGTGCCACCGACGAGTACAACGCCGCCGAGGAGAAGGCGGACAAGCAGTCCGCCGAGATCGTCGAACTGGCCAAGAAGATCGTCAAGGGCAAGGAGAAGCTGGCCAAGCTGAAGGACCGCGCCGGCGCCTCGGCCGCCGCGCAGTACCGCGGGGGCGGACTGCCGCCCGAGGCCCATCTGACGCTCAGCGACGACCCGCAGGAGTTCCTCGACGGAGCGGTCCGCGTCCGCCAGGGCCAACACGCGGCCAAGGGCCTGATCGGCGAACTGGCACGCACCCAGGAGGACTTGGAGCAGTACGCCAAGGACGCCTCGGCGCAGTGGAAGAAGCTGGAGGCGGGCCGCAAGGCCAAGGCCGCCGCGCAGAAGAAGATCGAGAAGCAGATCGAGCAGGCGGAGAAGGTCGAGTCCGAGCTGCAGAAGGACGAGCAGAAGCGCCTCGCCGAGCTGGAGAAGGCGGCCGCGGCCAAGGCCCAGTCCGCCTGGCTCGGCTCCGGCGTCCTCGACGAGATCAGCGGCAAGGCCACCGAGCAGGGCAAGAAAGCCGTCGAGTACGCCACGGCCCAGATCGGCAAGCCCTACCAGTGGGGCGCCGAGGGTCCGAAGACGTACGACTGCTCCGGGCTGACCTCGCAGGCCTGGATATCCGCCGGCCGCGGCATACCGCGCACCTCGCAGGAGCAGTGGAAGCAGCTCCGGCACATCGACGTCCAGGACATGCGGCCCGGCGACCTCATCATCTACTTCGACGACGCCAGCCATGTCGCGATGTACATCGGCGACGGCGCGATGGTGCACGCCCCGCGCCCCGGGCGGGACATCACCGTCGCGGGAGCGGGATCCATGCCTATCCTCGGGGTCGTACGGCCTGATCCCGGCACCGACGCCGGGTGA
- a CDS encoding NUDIX hydrolase has protein sequence MARTEYYDDPAAPIPNSLVVAASAVVIDDQGRILLQRRRDNDLWALPGGGMEMDDSLPGCAVREVKEETGYDVEITGLVGTYTDPRHVIAYTDGEVRRQFNICFTARIIGGDLTVSDESTEVPFIAPAEADALPMHHTQRLRLHHFLESRPTPYLG, from the coding sequence GTGGCCCGGACCGAGTACTACGACGACCCCGCTGCTCCGATCCCCAACAGCCTCGTCGTGGCCGCGTCGGCGGTGGTCATCGACGACCAGGGCCGCATTCTGCTCCAGCGCCGGCGGGACAATGACCTGTGGGCGCTGCCCGGCGGGGGCATGGAGATGGACGACTCTCTGCCCGGCTGCGCCGTACGCGAGGTCAAGGAAGAGACCGGCTACGACGTCGAGATCACAGGGCTGGTCGGTACCTACACCGACCCCCGGCACGTCATCGCCTACACCGACGGCGAAGTCCGCCGCCAGTTCAACATCTGCTTCACCGCCCGCATCATCGGAGGAGATCTGACCGTCTCCGACGAATCCACCGAGGTCCCATTCATCGCTCCCGCAGAGGCGGACGCCCTACCTATGCACCACACCCAGCGCCTACGGCTACACCACTTCCTGGAAAGTCGCCCGACGCCGTATCTGGGGTAG
- a CDS encoding DinB family protein translates to MVSDEHTDERAVARWTQSTVYPDMWVDPDDDPRETETESVDERSVLLENLRHYRLTLEMKCAGLDAEQMALRSVPPSTMSLLGLVRHMAEEERHFRRVMAGEDAPKLYRTEEDRDGDWNGAVADPGVVEDAWRQWRIEVELTDRYLGGVTDLASTNAGFSDLGPEPGGRLQLRDVLVAQIAEYARHCGHADLLRELIDGRVGQ, encoded by the coding sequence ATGGTCTCGGATGAGCACACCGATGAACGAGCTGTGGCTCGGTGGACGCAGTCGACCGTTTACCCCGATATGTGGGTTGATCCGGATGATGATCCTCGTGAGACAGAGACTGAAAGCGTTGATGAGCGCAGCGTCCTGCTCGAGAATCTGCGGCACTATCGGCTGACCCTGGAGATGAAGTGCGCCGGGCTGGACGCCGAGCAGATGGCTCTGCGGTCTGTGCCGCCGTCGACGATGTCTCTGCTCGGGCTGGTGCGGCACATGGCTGAGGAGGAGCGGCATTTTCGGCGGGTGATGGCCGGGGAGGACGCGCCGAAGCTGTATCGGACCGAGGAGGATCGGGACGGGGACTGGAACGGGGCGGTCGCTGATCCGGGGGTCGTGGAGGATGCCTGGCGGCAGTGGCGGATCGAGGTGGAGCTCACCGATCGGTATCTGGGTGGCGTCACCGACCTCGCCAGTACGAACGCCGGGTTTTCCGACCTCGGGCCCGAGCCCGGTGGGCGGCTTCAGTTGCGGGATGTCCTGGTGGCGCAGATCGCGGAGTACGCGCGGCACTGCGGTCATGCCGATCTTCTGCGTGAGTTGATCGACGGGCGTGTCGGGCAGTAG
- a CDS encoding class I SAM-dependent methyltransferase: protein MTSRAATRPRIVGTVTRGTTNPNRLRRMDRWIAATHGAELRRAADPVAVDLGYGAAPWTAVELLHRLRTVAPHARVVGVEIEPARVAAALPYERAGLTFRHGGFEIPLPQRPLLVRAANVLRQYEEGEVAAVWERLCGRLAPADPATGARGGLLVEGTCDEIGRRHVWVALGPEGPRTVTFATRLGSLERPSDLAERLPKALIHRNVPGEPVHTFLRDFDRAWAAAAPYASYGARQRWIRAVRDLTADWPVADGPVRWRQGEVTVRWEALAPRG from the coding sequence ATGACATCCCGCGCGGCGACCCGCCCCCGCATCGTGGGCACGGTGACGCGCGGGACGACCAACCCCAACCGCCTGCGCCGTATGGACCGCTGGATCGCGGCCACGCACGGCGCGGAGCTGCGGCGCGCCGCCGACCCCGTGGCGGTCGACCTCGGGTACGGCGCCGCCCCCTGGACGGCCGTCGAACTGCTGCACCGTCTGCGTACGGTCGCGCCGCACGCGCGCGTGGTGGGCGTCGAGATCGAGCCCGCCCGGGTCGCGGCGGCGCTGCCGTACGAGCGGGCCGGGCTCACCTTCCGGCACGGCGGCTTCGAGATCCCCCTCCCGCAGCGGCCCCTGCTCGTCCGCGCGGCGAACGTGCTGCGGCAGTACGAGGAGGGCGAGGTCGCCGCCGTGTGGGAGCGGCTGTGCGGGCGGCTCGCACCGGCCGACCCGGCCACCGGCGCGCGCGGCGGGCTGCTGGTCGAGGGGACCTGCGACGAGATCGGGCGGCGGCACGTGTGGGTCGCGCTCGGTCCGGAGGGGCCGCGCACGGTCACCTTCGCGACCCGGCTGGGCTCCCTGGAGCGTCCCTCGGACCTGGCGGAGCGCCTGCCGAAGGCGCTCATCCACCGCAACGTCCCGGGCGAGCCGGTGCACACCTTCCTGCGCGACTTCGACCGCGCCTGGGCGGCCGCCGCGCCCTACGCCTCCTACGGCGCCCGCCAGCGCTGGATCCGCGCGGTACGGGACCTGACGGCAGACTGGCCCGTTGCGGACGGGCCGGTGCGGTGGCGGCAGGGCGAAGTGACGGTGCGGTGGGAGGCGTTGGCCCCACGGGGCTGA
- the mshA gene encoding D-inositol-3-phosphate glycosyltransferase — protein MSQYIGRLGRRSASAPARLRLHRRPRRVAMLSVHTSPLHQPGTGDAGGMNVYIVELAQRLAAQGVEVEIFTRATAAALPPTVELAPGVLVRHIDAGPYEGLNKEDLPAQLCAFTHGVMQAWAGHRPGHYDLVHSHYWLSGHVGWLAAQRWGVPLVHAMHTMAKVKNANLADGDSPEPAARVIGETQIVAAADRLIANTTEEADELARHYAADPDKLAVVHPGVNLTRFSPADGRAAARARLGLPQDALIPLFAGRIQPLKAPDVLLRAVAVLLDERPDLRSRILVPVVGGPSGSGLAKPEGLQKLAARLGIADVVRFRPPVGQEQLADWFRAASLLVMPSYSESFGLVAIEAQAAGTPVLAAAVGGLPVAVDDGRTGFLVRGHNPADYARVLRDFADDPGLAPRLGAQAARHAQSFGWDTAAAATADVYTAAMQAHRRRVRSHHG, from the coding sequence GTGAGCCAGTACATCGGCAGGCTCGGGCGGCGCTCCGCGTCGGCCCCCGCGCGCCTCAGGCTGCACCGCAGGCCCCGCCGGGTCGCCATGCTCTCCGTGCACACCTCCCCGCTCCACCAGCCGGGCACCGGCGACGCCGGCGGCATGAACGTCTACATCGTGGAGCTCGCGCAGCGCCTCGCCGCGCAGGGCGTCGAGGTCGAGATCTTCACGCGCGCGACCGCGGCCGCCCTCCCGCCGACCGTCGAACTGGCCCCCGGCGTCCTCGTCCGGCACATCGACGCCGGCCCCTACGAGGGACTCAACAAGGAGGACCTCCCCGCCCAGCTGTGCGCCTTCACCCACGGCGTCATGCAGGCCTGGGCCGGTCACCGCCCCGGCCACTACGACCTGGTCCACTCGCACTACTGGCTCTCCGGCCACGTCGGCTGGCTCGCCGCCCAGCGCTGGGGCGTCCCCCTCGTGCACGCCATGCACACCATGGCCAAGGTCAAGAACGCCAACCTGGCCGACGGCGACAGCCCCGAGCCGGCCGCCCGCGTCATCGGCGAGACCCAGATCGTCGCCGCCGCCGACCGCCTCATCGCCAACACCACCGAAGAGGCCGACGAACTGGCCCGGCACTACGCGGCCGACCCCGACAAGCTCGCCGTGGTCCACCCCGGCGTCAACCTCACCCGCTTCTCGCCCGCCGACGGCCGCGCCGCCGCCCGCGCCCGTCTCGGCCTGCCCCAGGACGCGCTGATCCCGCTCTTCGCGGGCCGCATCCAGCCCCTGAAGGCCCCCGACGTGCTGCTGAGGGCCGTAGCCGTCCTCCTCGACGAGCGCCCCGACCTGCGCTCGCGCATCCTCGTCCCCGTCGTCGGCGGCCCCAGCGGCAGCGGCCTCGCCAAACCCGAGGGCCTGCAGAAGCTCGCCGCCCGCCTCGGCATCGCGGACGTCGTACGGTTCCGCCCGCCCGTCGGCCAGGAACAGCTCGCCGACTGGTTCCGCGCCGCCTCCCTCCTGGTCATGCCCTCCTACAGCGAGTCCTTCGGCCTGGTCGCCATAGAGGCCCAGGCGGCGGGCACCCCGGTCCTCGCGGCGGCGGTCGGCGGCCTGCCGGTGGCCGTGGACGACGGACGCACCGGCTTCCTCGTACGCGGCCACAACCCCGCCGACTACGCGCGCGTGCTGCGCGACTTCGCCGACGACCCGGGGCTCGCGCCCCGCCTGGGCGCCCAGGCGGCCCGCCACGCCCAGTCCTTCGGCTGGGACACCGCGGCCGCCGCCACGGCGGACGTCTACACGGCCGCGATGCAGGCGCACCGCCGTCGCGTACGCTCGCACCATGGGTGA
- a CDS encoding dihydrofolate reductase family protein, with translation MKLVVQEFLTLDGVSQGPGAPDEDTSDGFERGGWFVPHLDEEFERLVGTWLAEADALLLGRRTYQNFARDWPTMTDHPAAAVLNGLPKYVASHSLTTAGWNPTTILSGDVPAQVAELKRLPGREIQIHGSARLAQSLLAAGLVDTLRLAIAPVVVGQGRRLFPDGGAPAGLRLTDHRTTPGGLSVHVFEATGVPEFGTYGGGA, from the coding sequence ATGAAGCTCGTGGTGCAGGAGTTCCTGACGCTCGACGGTGTCTCCCAGGGGCCGGGCGCCCCGGACGAGGACACCAGCGACGGTTTCGAGCGGGGCGGCTGGTTCGTGCCGCATCTCGACGAGGAGTTCGAGCGGCTGGTCGGCACCTGGCTCGCTGAGGCGGACGCGCTGCTGCTCGGCCGCCGTACGTACCAGAACTTCGCCCGGGACTGGCCGACGATGACCGACCATCCCGCCGCCGCCGTACTGAACGGCCTGCCGAAGTACGTCGCCTCCCACAGCCTGACCACGGCCGGCTGGAACCCGACCACGATCCTGTCCGGCGACGTCCCCGCCCAGGTGGCGGAGCTGAAGCGGCTGCCCGGCCGGGAGATCCAGATCCACGGCAGCGCCCGGCTCGCGCAGTCCCTGCTGGCCGCCGGGCTGGTCGACACGCTGCGGCTGGCGATCGCCCCGGTCGTGGTGGGGCAGGGCCGTCGCCTCTTCCCTGACGGCGGGGCACCGGCCGGGCTGCGGCTCACGGACCATCGGACGACGCCGGGCGGGCTGTCGGTGCATGTCTTCGAAGCGACGGGGGTTCCGGAGTTCGGGACGTACGGGGGCGGTGCCTGA
- a CDS encoding DUF6000 family protein translates to MRLTAEEFELLKLTRRYVTTDRRYLKLGGFLLGMSGRDRAKFMRKLGKAAYRIAPRELDLLLDRGWRESGTAAWLIAVAGRTEFRERLGELLLASKWPYAGQAYCIALASFGTSADADLLIAYLDRYLPRPDLVYDQTDALGALLLLDAKAGTDHAARYLAPDGLWQQWIAQSPRKDPADPDEYREFIELLCAFADESAQHRPTRRRGATPHGR, encoded by the coding sequence ATGCGTCTCACCGCTGAAGAGTTCGAACTGCTGAAGTTGACCCGCCGCTACGTCACAACCGACCGTCGGTACCTCAAACTCGGCGGCTTCCTTCTCGGCATGAGCGGACGCGACCGGGCCAAGTTCATGCGAAAGCTGGGGAAGGCTGCCTATCGGATCGCTCCTCGTGAACTGGACCTGCTGCTCGACCGAGGTTGGCGCGAGAGCGGAACGGCAGCCTGGCTCATCGCTGTTGCCGGCAGGACCGAGTTCCGGGAGCGCCTCGGTGAACTCCTGCTCGCCAGTAAATGGCCCTACGCGGGGCAGGCGTACTGCATCGCCCTGGCCTCCTTCGGCACCTCGGCCGACGCCGACCTCCTGATTGCCTACCTCGACCGCTATCTGCCTCGCCCTGACCTCGTCTATGACCAGACGGACGCCCTTGGCGCGCTCCTGCTGCTCGACGCCAAGGCCGGCACCGACCATGCGGCCCGGTACCTCGCCCCGGACGGACTCTGGCAGCAGTGGATCGCCCAGTCGCCCAGAAAGGATCCCGCCGACCCCGACGAGTACCGAGAGTTCATCGAGCTTCTCTGCGCTTTCGCTGACGAGAGTGCCCAGCACCGTCCGACACGCAGGCGCGGTGCGACTCCTCACGGAAGGTAG
- a CDS encoding type III secretion system chaperone family protein, giving the protein MGETGQQQRAAQVIEGVLKDADLEWEHPEPGTYVAQLPGTRKLKTTVSLLVGRHSLSLNAFVIRHPDENEPAVHRWLLERNLKLYGVSYAVDQHGDVYVTGRLSLTAVTADELDRLLGQVLEAADGSFNTLLELGFASAIRKEYEWRVSRGESTRNLDAFVHLTQRPER; this is encoded by the coding sequence ATGGGTGAAACCGGTCAGCAACAGCGTGCGGCACAGGTCATCGAGGGAGTGCTGAAGGACGCCGACCTGGAGTGGGAGCACCCCGAGCCCGGCACGTACGTCGCGCAGCTCCCCGGCACCCGCAAGCTCAAGACCACGGTCTCCCTGCTCGTCGGCCGCCACTCCCTCTCCCTGAACGCCTTCGTCATCCGCCACCCCGACGAGAACGAACCGGCCGTCCACCGCTGGCTCCTGGAGCGCAACCTCAAGCTCTACGGCGTGAGTTACGCCGTCGACCAGCACGGCGACGTCTACGTCACCGGCCGGCTCTCCCTCACCGCCGTCACCGCCGACGAACTGGACCGTCTGCTCGGCCAAGTCCTCGAAGCGGCGGACGGCAGCTTCAACACCCTCCTGGAGCTGGGCTTCGCCTCCGCCATCCGCAAGGAGTACGAGTGGCGGGTGTCCCGGGGCGAGTCGACGCGCAACCTGGACGCGTTCGTGCATCTGACGCAGCGCCCGGAGCGCTGA
- a CDS encoding nuclear transport factor 2 family protein, whose product MFVKSSPAGFDCAASTRAVVEEFLAARLAGDTGRLTEIFADEVDWVLAENPGVPWIRPRSTGAECAAQGAELMEHTVPEDARASVDALLVDGADAVLTGYLAGTVRATGKSFEGPFALRLTVEGGRITRHHLYENSLSIAEACAP is encoded by the coding sequence ATGTTCGTCAAGTCCAGTCCCGCGGGGTTCGATTGCGCCGCATCCACCCGCGCCGTCGTCGAGGAATTTCTCGCCGCGCGGCTTGCCGGGGACACCGGGCGGCTGACGGAGATCTTCGCCGACGAGGTCGACTGGGTGCTCGCCGAGAATCCCGGGGTGCCGTGGATTCGGCCCCGGTCCACTGGCGCCGAGTGTGCTGCGCAGGGTGCGGAGTTGATGGAGCACACCGTGCCCGAGGATGCCCGGGCCTCTGTCGATGCCCTTCTCGTGGACGGCGCCGACGCCGTGCTGACGGGGTATTTGGCAGGGACCGTACGGGCTACCGGGAAGTCCTTCGAGGGGCCGTTCGCGCTGCGGCTCACCGTCGAGGGCGGGCGGATCACTCGGCACCATCTTTATGAGAACAGCTTGTCGATCGCCGAGGCCTGCGCCCCGTGA
- a CDS encoding calcium-binding protein, with translation MLRTATVLTPLLGIGLAVPAALAGPAGAAEPTAATASVNEYGWHLTYAAAPGQANKVAITQSFTGDRSRFTFVIDDVVPISTGAGCGHPDSADRTRISCTVEAPESQSPLNSLEMDLGDGADTASFDNATDQVYYFNTVELGDGDDRWTGSTGGRVDGASVRGGAGADTIRAGALGYAGGGAGDDTLYAGTEGEILRADDGDDTVYGGAGDDEIYGGRGDDILRGNGGADRIWGNSGDDELYGGPGADTLSGGPGRNIVRQD, from the coding sequence ATGTTACGCACGGCGACGGTTCTCACGCCCCTTCTCGGTATCGGTCTGGCCGTCCCGGCCGCCCTGGCGGGCCCGGCCGGGGCCGCGGAGCCGACGGCCGCCACCGCCTCGGTGAACGAGTACGGCTGGCACCTCACCTACGCGGCCGCCCCCGGGCAGGCCAACAAGGTCGCCATCACCCAGTCCTTCACCGGCGACCGCTCCCGGTTCACCTTTGTGATCGACGATGTCGTCCCGATCAGCACCGGGGCCGGGTGCGGCCATCCCGACAGCGCGGACCGGACCAGGATCTCCTGCACGGTCGAGGCCCCCGAGAGCCAGTCCCCGCTCAACTCCCTGGAAATGGACCTCGGCGACGGCGCCGACACCGCCTCCTTCGACAACGCCACCGACCAGGTCTATTACTTCAACACCGTCGAGCTGGGCGACGGCGACGACCGGTGGACCGGCTCTACCGGCGGCCGCGTCGACGGCGCGTCGGTGCGGGGCGGCGCGGGCGCCGACACCATCAGGGCGGGCGCCCTGGGGTACGCCGGCGGCGGGGCCGGCGACGACACCCTCTACGCGGGCACCGAGGGCGAGATCCTGCGCGCCGACGACGGTGACGACACGGTGTACGGCGGGGCCGGCGACGACGAGATCTACGGCGGCAGGGGCGACGACATCCTGCGCGGGAACGGCGGCGCCGACCGGATCTGGGGCAACAGCGGCGACGACGAGCTGTACGGCGGACCCGGCGCGGACACGCTCTCCGGCGGGCCGGGCAGGAACATCGTCCGGCAGGACTGA
- a CDS encoding helix-turn-helix domain-containing protein, with product MASEPSRTSPTSRSTRTVSAWRPPVAGVVEVFHARFTEYAYPMHVHEAWTLLIVDTGAVRYDLDRHEHGTPHDTVSLLPPHVPHNGSPVTAEGFRKRVLYLDGTYLGDELIGAAVDHPDLRDPLLRRRVGQLHGTLTRPGEELEAESRLMFVGERLRGHLRGDLAAPRPADPVLARRLRELLDERVVEGIGLNEAAGLVGAHPAHLVRAFSAAYGIAPHQYLTSLRVGRARRLLLDGRTPSEVAVATGFYDQSHLTRHFRKLVGVPPGRFRAG from the coding sequence ATGGCCTCCGAGCCCTCCCGGACCTCCCCGACGTCCCGGTCCACCCGGACCGTCTCCGCCTGGCGTCCCCCCGTCGCCGGTGTCGTCGAGGTCTTCCACGCGCGGTTCACCGAGTACGCGTATCCGATGCACGTCCACGAGGCCTGGACGCTGCTGATCGTCGACACCGGTGCCGTGCGGTACGACCTCGACCGGCACGAGCACGGCACGCCGCACGACACCGTGTCGCTGCTGCCTCCGCATGTGCCGCACAACGGCTCCCCCGTCACCGCGGAGGGCTTCCGCAAGCGGGTGTTGTATCTCGACGGGACGTATCTCGGGGACGAGCTCATCGGGGCCGCCGTCGACCACCCCGATCTGCGCGATCCGCTGTTGCGGCGGCGCGTCGGGCAGTTGCACGGCACGCTGACGCGGCCCGGTGAGGAGCTGGAGGCCGAGAGCAGGCTGATGTTCGTCGGGGAGCGGCTGCGCGGGCATCTGCGGGGTGACCTCGCCGCGCCCCGGCCGGCCGATCCCGTACTGGCGCGGCGGCTGCGCGAGTTGCTGGACGAGCGGGTCGTCGAGGGGATCGGGCTGAACGAGGCCGCCGGTCTTGTCGGGGCCCATCCGGCCCATCTCGTACGGGCGTTCAGCGCCGCTTACGGCATCGCCCCGCACCAGTATCTGACGTCGCTGCGCGTGGGCCGCGCCCGGCGGCTGCTGCTCGACGGGCGGACGCCGAGCGAGGTGGCGGTGGCGACCGGGTTCTACGACCAGTCGCATCTCACGCGGCACTTCCGGAAGCTGGTGGGGGTGCCGCCCGGGCGCTTCCGAGCCGGGTGA
- a CDS encoding YqeB family protein, translating into MEEAKKVRMGVELAESTWAIVLFCVACGAVAGALLPLLARWLLSLPWAPLEGPAELLTSIPEPALTLGTVAVGALAGLLLGFMAVHESLSVNISDTHVTLTIRDSAQSLAREEIATLFRDGKHLVALAPDGMELAREHCGLPWHRLTGTLTAYGYPWAAEDPHRADYRRWVPGTPGLPEGADALLRARAQARKNSDDAGDARELRGELLRLGVVVRDEEKRQYWRLVARD; encoded by the coding sequence ATGGAGGAAGCCAAGAAGGTCCGCATGGGAGTCGAACTCGCGGAATCGACCTGGGCCATCGTGCTCTTCTGCGTCGCCTGCGGTGCAGTGGCCGGCGCCCTGCTCCCACTCCTCGCCCGCTGGCTGTTGAGCCTGCCGTGGGCACCACTGGAGGGCCCGGCCGAACTGCTGACCTCGATCCCGGAACCCGCCCTCACCCTGGGCACGGTCGCGGTGGGCGCACTCGCCGGCCTGCTGCTGGGCTTCATGGCCGTGCATGAGTCCCTGTCGGTGAACATCTCCGACACGCACGTGACCCTGACCATCAGGGACAGCGCCCAGTCGTTGGCCCGAGAGGAGATCGCGACGCTGTTCCGGGACGGCAAGCACCTGGTGGCGCTGGCCCCGGACGGCATGGAACTGGCCCGCGAGCACTGCGGCCTGCCCTGGCACCGCCTGACCGGCACTCTCACGGCGTACGGCTACCCCTGGGCGGCAGAGGACCCGCACCGAGCCGACTACCGCCGCTGGGTCCCCGGCACCCCGGGCCTCCCCGAGGGCGCGGACGCCCTGCTCAGGGCACGCGCCCAGGCCCGAAAGAACTCGGACGACGCGGGCGATGCCCGGGAGCTGCGCGGCGAACTGCTCCGGCTCGGCGTGGTCGTACGGGACGAGGAGAAACGGCAGTACTGGCGGCTGGTGGCAAGGGACTGA